A genome region from Naumovozyma castellii chromosome 5, complete genome includes the following:
- the MOT2 gene encoding CCR4-NOT core ubiquitin-protein ligase subunit MOT2 (ancestral locus Anc_7.249) encodes MTLNPHVHENLQSIQAALSNYDTSFLSDDEEEFCPLCIEPMDITDKNFFPCPCGYQICQFCYNNIRQNPELNGRCPACRRKYDDENVRYVSLSPEELKLERANLARKERERKQREKERKENEHTNRKHLSGMRVIQKNLVYVVGINPPVPYEEVANVLRSDKYFGQYGKINKIVVNKKSPHTVASSDHYHHHSSPGYGVYITFATKDDAAKCIAQVDGTYMDGRLIKAAYGTTKYCSSYLRGVPCQNPNCMFLHEPGEEADSFNKRELHNKQQAQLAQQQQQDGNIYNKNSMTPGNQPSSLMRSNSNASAHFSSSVISPAPIKTQLHQEFANHTSSSTPVLTPASIPAGSNAWGVTQTPVTSINLSKNNSTIQLPTLNDTLPHHNDINPLLSTVITNNANNNNATTTNNSSNNKKKNAPVEKNDYVDPYDALNNAVSFLDERIASLSSYENKTFKLKKNNIITEEEYHRYPSLFSWENIETSNESDGKLKNKLIEILAIKPIDHSASVIQFLQNGNPNSTNTSPSTITANMDDAFDAASSNTALQSQLQSVQQQQQLNVNAPPPPPPGMFGGPQQPTQQQEGHLQMNDSSASTNSTDLLNQLISGRRVVASN; translated from the coding sequence atgaCTTTGAATCCTCACGTCCATGAAAATCTACAATCCATCCAAGCGGCATTAAGTAATTACGATACTTCATTCTTATCagacgatgaagaagaattctGCCCCCTGTGTATTGAACCCATGGATATCACAGATAAGAATTTCTTCCCCTGTCCCTGTGGCTATCaaatttgtcaattttgttataataatattagaCAAAATCCTGAACTAAATGGGAGATGTCCCGCATGTCGTCGtaaatatgatgatgaaaacgTGCGATATGTTAGTTTGTCTCCTGAAGAGCTGAAGTTGGAGAGAGCTAATTTAGCAAGAAAGGAAAGAGAAAGGAAACAACGAGAAAAGGAACGTAAGGAGAATGAACATACCAATAGGAAACATCTATCTGGAATGAGAGTCATTCAGAAAAACTTAGTATACGTGGTAGGGATCAATCCACCTGTGCCATATGAGGAAGTGGCTAATGTATTGAGATctgataaatattttggacAATATGGTAAGATTAATAAAATTGTCGTTAATAAGAAATCTCCGCATACTGTAGCATCATCTGATCATTATCACCATCATTCTTCACCAGGGTATGGTGTTTACATTACATTCGCCACAAAGGATGATGCAGCCAAATGTATTGCTCAAGTGGATGGAACTTACATGGACGGACGTCTTATTAAGGCTGCTTATGGTACAACCAAATATTGTTCATCATATTTGAGAGGTGTTCCCTGtcaaaatccaaattgtATGTTCTTGCATGAACCTGGTGAAGAAGctgattcatttaataaaagagAATTGCATAATAAACAACAAGCACAATTGgctcaacaacaacagcaagaTGGAAACATATATAATAAGAATTCTATGACTCCTGGTAACCAACCTTCATCCTTAATGCGTTCCAATAGTAATGCCAGTGCacatttttcatcttcagttATCTCACCAGCACCTATTAAAACACAACTTCATCAAGAGTTCGCAAATCATACTTCGTCATCTACTCCGGTATTAACACCAGCATCAATTCCTGCAGGATCCAATGCATGGGGTGTTACTCAAACTCCCGTTACTAGTATTAACCTATCGAAGAATAACAGCACTATACAACTACCAACATTGAATGATACATTACCACACCATAATGATATAAATCCACTATTGTCCACCGTGATTACAAATAACgccaataataacaatgcCACAACCACAAATAACTCctcaaataataagaagaagaacgCTCCAGTGGAAAAGAATGATTACGTGGATCCTTATGATGCACTAAACAATGCTGTTTCATTCCTGGACGAAAGAATTGCATCTCTATCTAGttatgaaaataaaactttcaaattgaagaaaaataatataataacgGAAGAAGAATATCATAGATACCCATCCTTATTTTCATgggaaaatattgaaacatCAAATGAGAGTGATGGCaaactaaaaaataaattaatagaAATTTTGGCAATTAAACCAATAGATCACTCAGCTTCTGTTATCCAATTTTTACAAAATGGAAATCCTAATTCCACTAATACTTCGCCATCAACTATAACTGCAAACATGGATGATGCATTCGATGCAGCTTCTTCAAACACAGCTTTACAATCACAATTACAATCTGttcagcaacaacaacaacttaATGTCAATgctcctcctcctcctccacCAGGTATGTTTGGTGGCCCTCAACAACCAACACAACAGCAAGAGGgtcatcttcaaatgaatgaTTCATCAGCATCCACCAATTCAACAGATTTGTTAAACCAATTAATTAGCGGTAGAAGAGTTGTTGCCAGCAACTAA